In Aequorivita sp. H23M31, a single window of DNA contains:
- a CDS encoding zinc metallopeptidase, whose amino-acid sequence MIGYYLIAGVIFLVSWLVSHQLKSKFKKYSQIHLQNGMSGKEIAEKMLADNGIHDVKVISVPGQLTDHYDPAKKTVNLSEPVYLQRNAAAAAVAAHECGHAVQHATAYSWLKLRSVIVPAVSISSKLSNFVIMAGLILFATGSAFGSWIFLVGIILFAVTTAFAFITLPVEFDASKRALVWLERSHMLTPQEHEGAKDALKWAARTYVVSAIGSLATLLYFISIFMGRR is encoded by the coding sequence ATGATAGGATACTATTTGATTGCAGGAGTTATCTTTTTAGTGAGCTGGCTAGTTAGTCATCAATTAAAAAGTAAATTTAAAAAATATTCGCAGATCCACCTTCAAAATGGAATGAGCGGAAAGGAAATCGCCGAAAAAATGTTGGCGGATAACGGAATCCATGATGTAAAGGTCATTTCCGTTCCCGGACAATTGACTGATCATTACGATCCCGCAAAGAAAACGGTAAACTTAAGTGAACCTGTTTACCTCCAAAGAAATGCGGCAGCAGCTGCAGTTGCGGCCCACGAATGTGGTCACGCCGTTCAGCATGCTACAGCTTATTCGTGGTTGAAACTGCGCTCGGTAATCGTACCAGCGGTAAGTATTTCCAGTAAACTTTCCAATTTCGTTATTATGGCTGGATTAATCCTTTTCGCCACAGGATCGGCATTTGGAAGTTGGATCTTTTTGGTAGGTATTATCCTTTTTGCCGTTACTACTGCCTTTGCTTTTATCACCCTACCGGTTGAATTTGATGCAAGTAAACGCGCTTTGGTATGGTTGGAAAGGAGCCATATGCTAACGCCGCAAGAACACGAAGGCGCTAAAGACGCTTTGAAATGGGCCGCTAGAACTTATGTGGTTTCGGCAATCGGCTCATTAGCAACCTTGCTATATTTTATTTCAATTTTTATGGGAAGAAGATAA
- a CDS encoding PLP-dependent aminotransferase family protein codes for MKEENVLNYIKNVLENVPKGWLDITTHRLDIYNEELAKTEFLEQFENLYEHDIYLTSALEKLPTAYDYIRLGHPLSCVLEWAIAKLNELDAENVIAFSSQTIPVMAILRTILLANKNTQIVYTDKLPDFFDIDVLEKIYGYKFELKKVSSVGEIASFDGSTIFISQTDTIENFNLLPQIDFYVHLHPSFGSILLVNGEQNQNYISEIQHVRRRETIAMTPANCFTALQILIGKSSFSSHKEDVGLDKKQVLDNINQITGVDTKPLVASSGLSIQYAIMMGLIDDAQETYKGKKIKFIVPPNCYGGTNDQARRVAACFNNVEIVDLLVDRENDMVQSLETILTQIAHEDAIPYIIAEIPTNPRVEVPDLEALKDVLGKKRKTAEGNSAIEPVFILDQTFCPNYHFLGNGEVLSEVRALSYASGSKFPSGGRCTAGYCVANAKTADLMGKIEKHLALCDNEATALQYKILAEQLPSMNERIKDAYKNTREFVTYIHTILPDAKINFVSEELAEQGFTPSVFSLDLPTKGNSVEEKEAHKRQLNLKLINKMISEIPSESKFCVSYGQLKGCYWTIPATSTQGTTKEGDKDYIVRVSVSPNLNLDLHKKVFFEFVQEM; via the coding sequence ATGAAAGAAGAAAATGTGCTGAATTATATTAAAAATGTGCTGGAGAATGTTCCAAAAGGATGGTTGGATATAACTACGCATCGCTTGGATATTTATAATGAAGAATTGGCTAAAACTGAGTTTTTGGAGCAATTCGAAAATTTATACGAACACGACATCTATCTAACTTCCGCGCTAGAGAAATTACCAACTGCTTACGATTACATCCGATTAGGACATCCTTTATCCTGCGTTTTGGAATGGGCAATTGCCAAATTAAATGAGTTGGATGCAGAAAATGTTATTGCCTTTTCCTCCCAAACTATTCCGGTGATGGCAATTCTTAGAACGATTCTGCTAGCGAATAAAAACACCCAAATTGTTTATACCGACAAACTGCCGGATTTTTTTGATATAGATGTTTTAGAAAAAATATATGGGTATAAATTTGAATTGAAAAAAGTTAGTAGCGTAGGCGAAATTGCTTCTTTTGATGGCAGTACGATCTTTATTTCCCAAACCGATACCATCGAAAATTTTAATCTACTTCCACAAATTGACTTCTATGTTCATCTTCATCCTTCTTTTGGAAGTATTTTATTAGTGAACGGAGAACAAAATCAAAATTACATTTCCGAAATACAACATGTACGTCGTAGGGAAACCATTGCTATGACACCGGCGAATTGTTTTACTGCTCTTCAAATTCTAATAGGGAAATCTTCTTTTTCTTCACATAAGGAAGATGTTGGGTTAGACAAGAAACAAGTTCTGGATAATATTAACCAGATAACCGGAGTAGATACAAAACCGTTGGTAGCTTCCAGTGGTCTATCCATTCAATACGCCATTATGATGGGGTTAATTGATGATGCTCAAGAAACATATAAAGGAAAGAAAATCAAATTTATCGTTCCTCCCAATTGCTATGGTGGAACCAATGACCAAGCCAGACGGGTAGCTGCTTGTTTTAATAATGTTGAAATAGTGGATTTACTAGTGGATAGGGAAAATGATATGGTCCAAAGCTTGGAAACGATTTTGACCCAAATAGCACATGAGGATGCTATTCCTTACATCATTGCCGAGATTCCCACAAACCCGAGAGTGGAGGTTCCTGATTTGGAGGCGTTGAAAGATGTATTGGGTAAAAAGCGGAAAACTGCGGAAGGAAATTCAGCTATCGAACCTGTTTTTATTTTAGATCAAACTTTTTGTCCCAATTATCATTTTTTAGGAAATGGGGAAGTGCTTTCCGAAGTTCGGGCACTTTCTTATGCTAGTGGATCAAAATTCCCCAGTGGAGGTAGATGTACTGCTGGTTATTGCGTTGCAAATGCTAAAACGGCAGATTTAATGGGGAAAATAGAAAAGCATTTGGCGCTCTGTGATAATGAGGCAACAGCGCTTCAATATAAAATACTTGCGGAACAATTGCCATCGATGAACGAAAGAATTAAGGATGCATATAAAAATACGAGAGAGTTTGTAACTTATATCCATACCATTTTGCCTGATGCAAAAATCAATTTTGTTTCGGAGGAATTAGCCGAACAAGGATTTACGCCTTCTGTTTTTTCATTGGATCTTCCTACGAAAGGAAACTCTGTTGAAGAAAAGGAAGCGCATAAAAGACAACTCAATCTAAAATTGATCAATAAAATGATTTCCGAAATTCCCAGCGAAAGTAAATTTTGCGTTAGCTACGGGCAACTTAAAGGATGCTATTGGACTATCCCAGCTACCTCAACCCAAGGCACAACCAAGGAAGGAGATAAGGACTATATCGTTCGGGTTTCGGTTTCACCTAATTTAAATCTGGATCTTCACAAAAAAGTTTTTTTTGAATTTGTGCAAGAAATGTAG
- a CDS encoding DUF6519 domain-containing protein, producing the protein MGTFDISRINFDKTKHYSSVRMQQGRVLTDDDWNENERIEDEDFRESKVDIIGPYGTPDDGFLIKNPQFLEGDAIDFDINPGTIYLGGLRLELEAAKETFRTQKDWLQLNPNSYTAGDLREKTRNSLVYIEAWQQAVSAVEDSSLFEVALGGPDTTTRLKIMRRVHLAKSNADNCTEAWDKLKEEWKKQKLGKINEEYERISDTKLTVTFDKSGLSEDNCSPSAIGGYLGAENQAIRVQIVDENHFTWGFDNASPLYRVLLDASNKTITLLTEPKDQYHWPLTGYNVEILPWSAVLPNGEKISEESGFLTKVETSYDPDTTQFTIKDAISPDFGMGWKNRKDREDLEEQTPPEYFYMRIWNRGTDLSSDAAIEFEKDKPITLGQTGIEITISGNEAIRSDFWVIAARPETPNQIVPWEAEKGISSYGVRRFFAPLAIIQWSFSSNQEIKGEVISDCRIPFLPLTDLLSSEDLRLHHKYLHGFGVVCGLKVKCGNKREGIIVETGVALDCEGYMIRVKKPIPYNLVERAIKQKLLNNSGNGRVSVIISRGNNHQPQISIEPFVLESFWDRVLEGTLIKDFWDHCIKNLIELFTANFVIGNEVVPVTREQRRTTAFINLFAQVLNPQSGSFAFISSKSTKTEDLGDGSDEDDLLREFYYKLREQLESETYCGMYDGDRPFPDYIIEPGLDTIFGPPFKIHQKLKTSADGRFAYTCGGNNKVYVYSVGDSQELIQVSTVNGGTNFKLTDIVINSNGDVLYAVGNDNSNTLFAMASIDSESGKLRWKKNSIVSNEQFVSLGIDGKNNLYAIAKAKGLYLINGIGNSTFSPRGIKDFNATGLLHISNFNERWIALAGDNFTNTPISNFDGHLIIDLDSPGQYENTHLIINGNDATNDIISDEQYVYASGNRKDGQRIISRFYFGEFQENASVDVEDNGFIRMAIHTGNQIDYLLFSLSAGCKVLRVPLNREGNFIVDTNFRIPTQLASFDIVVHSKNNSAYVLNAFVNTLTTINLAEVFNSQPQPTYTMEPPVELWQYRRAVYNAYLDLLTHLVQSLKDCFCDKFLVDCPECDEDDKVYLGCVDIRNNQVHHICNFTKRKYVKSFKTVEYWMSTIPVMPIVREAFSKFCCMVIEPKPKETVVKAKYEGTMEPLDPKVITPQ; encoded by the coding sequence ATGGGAACGTTTGATATATCCAGAATAAATTTCGATAAAACAAAACATTATTCGAGTGTTCGCATGCAACAGGGCCGCGTCTTGACGGATGACGATTGGAACGAAAATGAACGTATTGAAGATGAAGATTTTAGAGAATCCAAAGTTGATATAATAGGACCTTACGGTACTCCAGATGATGGCTTCCTGATTAAAAACCCTCAATTTCTGGAAGGAGATGCAATCGATTTTGATATAAATCCCGGAACCATCTATCTGGGAGGTCTGCGATTGGAGCTAGAGGCTGCTAAGGAAACCTTCAGAACCCAAAAAGACTGGCTTCAATTAAACCCTAATTCCTATACAGCGGGAGATCTAAGAGAAAAAACAAGAAATAGCCTCGTGTATATTGAAGCATGGCAACAAGCCGTTAGCGCGGTAGAGGACAGTTCTCTTTTTGAAGTGGCTTTGGGTGGACCCGACACCACAACAAGACTTAAAATAATGCGCAGGGTACATCTTGCTAAAAGTAACGCAGATAACTGTACTGAAGCTTGGGACAAGCTGAAAGAAGAATGGAAAAAACAGAAACTGGGCAAAATAAATGAGGAATACGAACGCATATCCGATACGAAACTTACGGTCACCTTTGACAAAAGTGGATTATCGGAAGATAATTGTTCCCCCAGTGCAATTGGTGGATATTTGGGTGCCGAAAATCAAGCTATCAGAGTTCAAATTGTAGATGAGAATCATTTTACTTGGGGCTTTGATAACGCATCGCCATTATATAGAGTATTGTTGGACGCGAGCAATAAAACAATTACTCTGTTAACCGAACCAAAAGACCAATACCATTGGCCATTAACCGGATATAATGTGGAAATCCTTCCTTGGTCTGCTGTTCTGCCTAATGGGGAAAAAATATCAGAAGAATCTGGATTTCTTACCAAGGTGGAAACTTCTTACGACCCTGACACGACCCAATTCACTATAAAAGATGCTATCAGCCCAGACTTTGGAATGGGATGGAAAAACAGAAAAGACCGTGAGGATTTGGAAGAACAAACCCCTCCGGAATATTTCTATATGCGTATATGGAACCGGGGAACCGATCTTTCATCAGATGCCGCAATTGAATTTGAAAAAGATAAACCTATCACCCTTGGCCAAACGGGAATCGAAATTACCATTAGCGGAAATGAAGCAATTAGAAGTGATTTCTGGGTTATCGCAGCAAGACCTGAAACTCCAAATCAAATAGTTCCCTGGGAAGCGGAAAAAGGTATTTCATCTTATGGTGTTCGCCGTTTTTTCGCCCCGCTTGCAATAATCCAGTGGTCTTTCTCCTCAAATCAAGAAATTAAAGGAGAAGTTATTTCAGATTGCAGAATTCCATTTCTCCCTCTCACCGATCTCCTTTCTTCTGAAGATTTAAGACTTCACCACAAATATCTGCACGGATTTGGCGTAGTCTGCGGACTCAAAGTCAAGTGTGGAAATAAACGAGAGGGTATCATTGTGGAAACAGGAGTAGCCCTCGATTGTGAGGGATATATGATTCGGGTGAAGAAACCAATTCCCTACAACTTGGTGGAAAGGGCCATAAAACAAAAGTTATTGAACAATAGTGGAAATGGACGTGTTTCTGTTATAATCTCAAGAGGTAACAACCATCAGCCACAAATTTCAATTGAACCATTTGTGCTGGAATCGTTTTGGGATCGGGTTCTAGAAGGCACACTTATTAAGGATTTTTGGGATCATTGCATTAAAAATTTAATCGAATTATTCACGGCCAATTTTGTAATAGGTAATGAGGTAGTCCCAGTTACTAGAGAACAAAGGCGCACTACGGCATTTATCAACCTCTTCGCCCAGGTGTTAAATCCGCAGAGTGGCTCCTTTGCCTTTATTTCAAGTAAAAGCACCAAAACGGAAGATCTAGGAGATGGTTCAGACGAAGATGATTTGCTCCGAGAATTCTATTATAAATTAAGGGAGCAACTTGAAAGCGAAACCTATTGTGGAATGTACGACGGAGACCGACCTTTTCCAGATTATATTATAGAGCCGGGGCTTGATACTATATTTGGCCCCCCTTTTAAAATTCATCAGAAACTTAAGACCAGTGCCGATGGCCGATTTGCCTACACTTGTGGGGGCAATAATAAAGTTTACGTCTATTCAGTGGGAGACTCTCAGGAATTGATCCAAGTAAGTACAGTAAATGGTGGAACAAATTTTAAATTAACAGATATCGTCATTAATTCTAATGGAGATGTTTTATACGCTGTTGGCAACGATAATAGTAATACATTGTTCGCAATGGCCTCTATCGATTCCGAATCTGGTAAATTGAGATGGAAAAAAAACTCGATAGTATCCAATGAACAATTTGTTAGCTTAGGTATTGACGGAAAAAATAATCTATACGCAATCGCTAAGGCCAAAGGATTATATTTAATTAATGGAATAGGCAACAGCACATTTAGTCCAAGAGGAATAAAAGATTTTAACGCTACAGGTTTATTGCACATTTCCAACTTTAACGAAAGATGGATAGCATTGGCCGGCGACAATTTCACCAACACTCCAATCTCCAACTTTGATGGGCATTTGATCATTGACCTGGACAGTCCAGGCCAATATGAAAACACGCATTTGATAATTAATGGGAATGATGCCACTAATGACATTATTTCAGATGAGCAATATGTTTATGCCTCTGGGAATAGGAAGGACGGGCAACGAATAATTAGTCGGTTTTATTTTGGAGAGTTTCAGGAAAATGCTTCAGTCGATGTCGAAGATAATGGATTTATTAGGATGGCGATACACACAGGTAACCAAATAGATTATCTGTTATTTTCATTATCCGCTGGCTGCAAAGTTTTACGCGTTCCGCTAAATAGAGAAGGAAATTTTATAGTGGACACAAATTTCAGAATTCCAACCCAGCTTGCTTCTTTTGATATTGTGGTCCATAGCAAAAACAATTCTGCCTATGTTTTAAATGCGTTCGTAAATACCCTAACAACCATAAATTTAGCAGAAGTTTTTAATTCGCAACCTCAACCCACGTATACGATGGAACCTCCAGTTGAACTTTGGCAATATCGAAGGGCAGTTTACAATGCATATTTAGACCTCCTAACCCATCTTGTACAGTCATTAAAGGATTGTTTTTGTGACAAGTTCCTGGTGGATTGTCCAGAATGTGATGAGGACGATAAGGTCTATCTTGGATGTGTGGATATTAGGAACAATCAAGTACATCATATATGCAATTTTACCAAGAGGAAATATGTAAAATCCTTTAAAACCGTAGAATATTGGATGTCAACAATTCCCGTAATGCCGATTGTAAGAGAGGCTTTTTCCAAATTCTGTTGTATGGTAATTGAACCCAAGCCGAAAGAAACAGTGGTTAAAGCAAAATACGAAGGAACAATGGAGCCATTGGATCCAAAAGTAATAACACCCCAATAG